DNA sequence from the Salvia splendens isolate huo1 chromosome 19, SspV2, whole genome shotgun sequence genome:
TATATCACTCTCAACCCACTGTAATTTTACCCGCTACATTTGATCTTGATGTATGTGAATTCTACACATTGAATTCAGCTTTTGTGTGTGTGAACAACTCGACCTTTTGCTTTTATATTCGAGTTTAGAACCAAGCCTTAGGagaagttagttataaccgttTTATTATCTGCTACTTGACTGCTCATCAACTTCGGAGGATTTGATAAGCTAAACCCCAACATATATTTTGTATGTATATACTACACtgtatagtttttttttccttaataatctttaagaaaacatatgctttgtcaataaaaaaatttagtaaTGGAAAACTTTAATTTGTGCACCTTTTTAATATATTGTACTAGGTATAGATTACAAGTGTGATCATATAGCTACTTTTATTGAATAAGACAAGCACCATAGTTTAATTTGAAGTGAGCCCATGTGATATGGAATCATATTTGTGGGCACCATTTTCCTTCCTTCAAGATTTACTTTTGAAATGTGTGACAAAGTAGATTGATCccaatttcaaaattatgaaCTTCACATCTTTAAGAAATTAGATTGAACAATGGTTTTTGCAATTTCTTTCTATCAAATTTGTAACTATGGTTACTATATTACTTGATATTGCAAGGTAACATCACTTTGAGCCATCCATCATCGAAAACACATGAgagaaacaaaaatataacTGAGTTATATCACCTGCCACTATAgttaaaaatcaccaaaaattacAATGACCTtatttttgattattttataaaaaatattatttgatttcTAATTCTAAAAATGTAGTGATAAAAGATTAACTAAAAAACAGTCCCTCGAACTTTCATTGGCCGATGGACGCGAGTGCCTTGCAATGTAGCCCTTTGGCTTGCGGCTCGCTCATCCCACGAGCCATCACGGGAAATGCTCTTAAAGTCTCAATTTATTACTTTAGTCCGTTCCTATTCACCCTCTATTTTTAATTTGAGTGAAATATATAAATAGTacttgatctttcactttcgcacataaatgatacatgatctttattttatatcatttttggtatatataaatcacatttttggtacctaatgcaattttcaccccaaaatgccctctaaacaaatacatttttccatttgtgtcatTGGGGTTATTTTAGACATACACAAAACTAAGTATCAaaaatgatattataatatcttctctcattcttcTCCTTCTTTAatgaatattaatattattattttgatgttataaattaataattaatttattttttaatatcattcaaataaACTTAGTTATagttatagttataattatagtataattatttaaattatgaatcacacaatattatataataataattattattattttacattaaattaataactaatcaatgtagttttaataaaaatttaaaattgtgaattgtattgaTAATGATATTAAGAGTTGAATacttttagttaggtgtttcaaccctaaaatgagtataaaataattcaataaaaaatatttaattgatttaattattttaaataattaatttaattaggtgttttgttcttgatttatattatgaatgtaattagatgtatgtataaaacactaaaaagaaagaagaaaaagaagaggaaaaaaaaagaggaaacataacttaggggaaaaagaaaaaagtaaagaagataaaatactaaaaagaagaagaaaatgaagaaaaaagaaaaaagagatgaaaaaaataatcacatgttTGATActatttaatgaaaatttccaaaaatatcctccaaaacaaataaaatcacatgtttggtacctagAGTTATTTTCATCATTGAATACCAAAagcgatataaaataaagatcagataTCATTTACGTGCAAAAGTGAAAAATCAGGTATATTTatatagttcactcttttaATTTTTACTCAATATTTTACCCCAAACTCCATTTATTTTcatatccaagccccttggcctagcggtaaaggcctccatcctggaggtctcgagttcgaaccctgagtggcgtaatttgtctttcctccttgttataggagttgatttgtaattaaaaaaaaaaaaactccattTATTTTCATTGAGTAAATCTTTTTGTTAAAGATAGGAAAAAACATTAATTTCAAAGATGTTTATAGATTTGATTCCTTTGCTGTCATCGATGATCCTCATTCCCCTTTTTGACTTAATTCCACCAACTAAAATTCTCCTTTCTCTATCTTCAAATCTTCCTCTTTCAccctcactctcactctcactctgaTTCaaacatctcactttcaacaaaTTGTTTCTTCAATTCCTTCAACGATGAATCCATTCAGCAGATTCGAGCTTCTCGAGCACCATCTCTACCCCTCCTACTTCCTCCAACAAACCTCAATTTCCTCCCCACCCACGCCATACTTCCCCATTCTCGAAGAAGAGCTCGACCTCCTCACCTTCCCGCTCCACGAATTCGACGCCGTCGCCGATCTGATCCAgatccaccgccgccgccgcgcctCGCCGTTCCTGGAGGCGCTCAGCGACCGCGTCTCCGCTCTGGAGCTCGGGCTGGCTGAGAGGGAGAGCAGGAAGTACACGTGGACGGCTGAGATCAAGGCTCCCGGAGACGAGCGCAAGTATAAGTGGACGGCGGAGACGGGGAAGGGGATCGCGAGGAGCTACGAGGTGACGGCGGAGGTCAAGAGGAAGGGCGCGATTGAGCAGACCTACACGTTTAAGGTGTCTAGTGGAGACAGTCaattggagaagaagaagaagaagaaaagcgAGAAAGTGAAGGAGAAGGGGAAGAAGTCAGTTGTTTCCCGCATTGTTGAGGTTGAGGAGCCTTCTTATCATGGCGGCATTGTTCTGAGGCAGGTTGGTTGGTTAATTTgcttgttttttttatgaatttgttGATTTGGTTGATTACATCTAGGTTTTCTTAGCTGATTGATTCGTTTTGTGGTGATGGATTTGGTTGGCAACTTTGCTTGTTTTTGATGAATTTGTTGATTTGGCTGGCTACATCAAGGTTTTCTTAGCCGATTGATTCGTTTTGTGGTGATGAATTTGGTTGGCAACTTTGCttaattttgatgattttgttaATTTGGCTGGTTACATCAAGGTTTTCTTAGTGGATTGATTCGTTTTGTGGTGATGAATTTGATTGGTTATTGCTAGCTGTTATgttcagtgttgttagggtcgcggggcgcaccgggtcgatggggtgaaaattcgggtcgcgggtcgacgagtcgacggggtcgagagacccacaaagctaggttaattttttgccttttaatattaaataaaataaatgtattgctctaatgtttataatatatcaaataatataaatgtagacgcaattcatgtgaatagagataaaatggaaaatagaaatgatcaaaatatcaaaacaattcataagtcattacacaataaataattgaaaccattgtctgaaaatatcaaaacaaaagaatatatgaagggtggcagcaacagatctttgaattgtttaggagtgaagaggccgaattctaaagtgtagaaagtaggtttgaaaagtttgatgtggtgcatgcatatatatagagaattgtgattgagagagtcagaaaacatgtgagagatttgagaaaatcagagatagcatgtgtttagggcgacccaggcgactcactcgacccaggcgacccagccgacccagcggcgaccctgtatctcgatcaacccacccatgttggggcggtgatggtctcgaccaAGGCGACCCGGGTgacccgagcgacccgaacgacattttgacaacactggttATGTTGTCATCAGATTGCAGGAGTTTCTTTTGATTCGTTTCAGATCTGTTTGGTTCTGGGCTGAAGTTGATTTTTTGCTTGCATATAGAGCATTACCATTATCTAAATGTACAGAGTATTGATTCTGGAATCTCAATCATTTTTGTgcttatatatgtatatatatcatGTAGATTTGCTCATACGTAGGCAAGGTAAAACATGGATTAGCTGATAAACCACTGAGGATAGATAGGCAGTGATTAAACTGGTGTAGGCCTTCTTCGTATGATGCATTGCCAGTGTCTAAATGTTACCGAGTGTTGATTGTGGAATCTCAATCATTTATGTgcttatatatgtatatatcatGTAGATTATCTCATACTTAGGCAACGTAAAACATGGATTAGTTGATAAACCACTTGGGATAGATAGACAATGATTAAACTGCTGTAGGACCCCGTCGTATGACACGGCCTTGCTAGGGTGTTGATATGATTTCAGATCTTTAAGTACTCCTCAAGGATCTGCTTTCTGATTCCAAACCTTCAGAATGAAAACTGTAAACATTGACTTCTAAATTATAAAGGGACCTTTACTTTAAGGTGATAGCTTGAATTTACAATAACCATTACAAGGTGCTTACTTTGAGTAATAGATAAAATTGAGCATTCTGGCATTTATGTTTTTTCGATGTATTCTAACTGTTTCACGTCTCACCATGACAGGCTTTTGCCAAGAGAGTGGATAAGAGAAGGGGGAAGAGGAAGGAGTTGTCTCCCCAAGATGCAGCAACTCTTATTCAGAAGAGTTTCAGGGCATATATTATCCAGAGGTCGCAGTCTCTACGTGCACTTCGTGAGCTGGCCATTGCCAAGACAAAGTTGAAGGAGATTAGGTCTTTATTTAACAATTTCACTTACCGCCGTCGTCTTGCCCGCAACGCAGAAGAACTTCAGAGGTTCTCTGAAAAGATCATCGTTTTGCTTCTCACAGTTGACGCTATTGAGGTATCTGAAAGTGAATAATTCGCTCTTTCTTTCCTCTTCTCACAATTTTGCACTGCAATACTTTTATTCACTAGTGAATAATAGCTGCCTTCTAGAAGCTTCTGTTTGTATGCTCATTGCGATAGAAAATAGAATTGAAATGCAAAAAATAAACACTGAAATGGCTTAAGGACTGCATTGTATTACACTTGGATTTAATTCTATGTTCGCAAgtaaagtaatttttttttgttatcttTAAATGATCtacatttatttttcatttctaGGCTTGATTCTTCATTGATTCTTGCATCAACCTTGGCTTCATTCCGACACATTGTTCATATATGTTTATAACTTCCTCTCAAATAGGGTGGTGATCTGATGGTTCGAGCTGCGAAAAAGTCCATAGTGGACGAGCTGGAAGCAATGCTTGATGTTGTCGACCCTCAACCTTCTGGAAAATCTTTATCCATGAAGAGAAGAACGTTTGATATGCCTGATGGGGTGATCAACAAAGAGCTTGCTGCAGGTGTTGCGCAGGTTGTTCAAATGCTGGATGAAGAGGCTGCTAGTTCTGAAGCTTTTGAAGCATGCTTGTAAGTCATAAGTTAATAACTCCACTTTATTGTGTTGAGAGGTCGTTTTCGACTAAATGTATGTTTAGGTTTATCCAGGCACATTTGGTAAAATGAGACTAGCTTGAAGATCTTAGTTCTCTTTGAAATAAGGCATTATCTTGTCTGACagtgtttgttgttgttgtatGGTTTGAATTTTTACCTAGTCATTTTGTCTGAATTTGAGGAATATCAGTTCCTTGATACATTCCAAAAGTATTAGGGTGTGTTTGCTTCGTATGTTTTGGTAGGTTATGGATTATTGTCTCGAAACTCACTCGAAACCACCACCCACCCGCGGCAGTCGAATCCGCCGGCGACGACGCTTGGGTGGTTGTATATCTCCCGCGCAAGCGTCGACTTCCCGATCCCGCCCATTCCCTCTATCACCGCAATCGAGAGCCCCTTCTTCCCCACGTCGAGAACCGATTCCTGTAAAATCTTCTTCACATCCTCCTCCATGCCCACCAGGTGTTCGTCCTTTTCCCAGTGCGCCAACTGCCGCCGCAGCTCCACTCGCGACATCTGGGATGCGTCGGCTGCCTCTTCGACGATCTTGATCCCGTACTGTTggcaaatgaaacaaaaatataaatataacaaTAACATTATCCCACGTTGGTGTCAATAacaataagtatatttttagataTTTTAGAATATTTATCGGGGCTTTtacataataatttaatttacaaaaggaaaaagttagaaaataaatttattaaggaCTCTAGCCCCACCCTTATTATACATATATCCACCTCGGACTATAAGCAATTGGTTTTAGGTATGATACACTTTGAATCGAAAATTGAGAGCAATTTCAAAAAGTTTTGCTTTTGATTGGACTTTCGGTTTTCCATATATTTACGAAGTTGTTCCATCATGGACTATTTACAACCGGACACAAAACGAAGGGTTAAAGTGTAACAAAACAAACAATGCCAAGCCAAGAACACCTCATTTCTAGACAAATCGAAAGTGGTGGATGTAAAAACCCCCTATGAATTTCTATCATAGTATCTAGATCGCGGCTACGCCAAATTCGAGTGACTCATCAAtataattgaattgaaattgaaaaaaatgcaCCCAACATTAGACCAAATGAAATACTTGCTATCACCAATTAGATCTAGGATGGACGAGTTGTATCACGTACCCTCTCGCGGCTCTTGTCAATGGCGTCAAGCCTGGCCAGGATGGACTCGATCTCGGTGCTGATCCAATGGAGGTGGAACATGCGCTTGGGGAAGGCAGTGAGGAGGCGGCTGCttctgttgttgttgttgttgaggTTGAGAAGGAAGATTTCGATGGTGTCTTGGGCGTCGTGAGCGACTTCTCGTATCTTGTTTATCCATTCTCGGACGCCTTCGTCTTGGGATTGGTTGCGGTTGGCGTGTCTGAGAAAGGACTGCATCCATTCCAGCTCTTCTTTCAGCGACTGGACCTTCTTCTCCACGCCTCGCAGGGAGTGCACCTTCTCGACCAGCAGATCGCCGAGCAGCTTCACCGCGGACGAGATTGCCGCCTCCGCTGCCATGATCGATTTTCACCGGTGATGAGATTTTAGTTTGATGAATTTGTGATGATAATGTTTGTGCATTGACTTAGAGACTTTGTACAAAAGTCCAAAAATGGGGCCGCGGCATCGGAATGTATAATTGTGATTTGTGAACATAATTTCTAAACTAGAGAAGTTGTCTTGCCAAGGCTGCCTTCAAGTTAGTGTCCTGGTTACAAAATTGGATGTTTGGTGAccaaaattatatactccctctcaTCCTCCGATTACAAGTTCCATTTTTaatcgacacgagttttaagaaattatttgactttgtagCTGAAActggtaaaaaaaaaaagttagcgGAATGAAAATTGCAAAATGAGACTTCTAACGAGGATCAgacaaaaatagcaaaataaaacTTCTAATGAGGACCTGAGAGAGTAGTATTTCACGATTATTCGGCTCAAGTGATTTAGATTATTggtaaatttcaatttttcgttCGTTTTGGTTCAAATGTATAACAACAAAAGAACACCAAAAAAACTGAATTTATTTTTAGCACTCCCTCAAATCCCCAATAGATGtcccatatatatttgacaGTTGCatgatttaagaaattatttgactttgtgaatGAAAGAAGATGGAAAAATTTGTGAACGTGAAGCCTACTTTTAGCTATAGTATAATAATGGTGAGTAGAATAaaatagtgaaatatgagttcCACTTAGTGAATATAggagtaaaattaaaatgaaacatttatagAGGATTGAATATTACATTTATTTAAAAGATAAAAAGACTAATCCAAACGGTATATCAAATTTCAAATGGATAGCTGGTCCaacctaggcatgcacaaaccgacccggcccggcggttaaccgccggttcgggcccgccggttcatgaaccggaaccgggcccggaaccggcgggttgaaccggcagaagggttgaagggtcggaagggccggttcaggttcggcaatatattgaacctgaaccggcggttcaaaaccggcggttcggcggttcgaaccgccggttcaaagggttaaatagtgtttcgtaggttaggggttcgtagggttcgcgtaggggtttagtatagccgttggaaccggcggttcgcggggtaaaccgccggtt
Encoded proteins:
- the LOC121778607 gene encoding putative disease resistance protein At1g50180, whose translation is MAAEAAISSAVKLLGDLLVEKVHSLRGVEKKVQSLKEELEWMQSFLRHANRNQSQDEGVREWINKIREVAHDAQDTIEIFLLNLNNNNNRSSRLLTAFPKRMFHLHWISTEIESILARLDAIDKSRERYGIKIVEEAADASQMSRVELRRQLAHWEKDEHLVGMEEDVKKILQESVLDVGKKGLSIAVIEGMGGIGKSTLAREIYNHPSVVAGGFDCRGWVVVSSEFRDNNP
- the LOC121778606 gene encoding BAG family molecular chaperone regulator 7-like, which encodes MNPFSRFELLEHHLYPSYFLQQTSISSPPTPYFPILEEELDLLTFPLHEFDAVADLIQIHRRRRASPFLEALSDRVSALELGLAERESRKYTWTAEIKAPGDERKYKWTAETGKGIARSYEVTAEVKRKGAIEQTYTFKVSSGDSQLEKKKKKKSEKVKEKGKKSVVSRIVEVEEPSYHGGIVLRQAFAKRVDKRRGKRKELSPQDAATLIQKSFRAYIIQRSQSLRALRELAIAKTKLKEIRSLFNNFTYRRRLARNAEELQRFSEKIIVLLLTVDAIEGGDLMVRAAKKSIVDELEAMLDVVDPQPSGKSLSMKRRTFDMPDGVINKELAAGVAQVVQMLDEEAASSEAFEACL